A genome region from Pseudomonas pergaminensis includes the following:
- a CDS encoding sodium:solute symporter: MALDLFVVLIYAAGMLVLGYYGMRRAKTHEDYLVAGRNLGPSLYMGTMAATVLGGASTVGTVRLGYVHGISGFWLCAALGMGIIALNLFLAKPLLKLKIFTVTQVLEKRYNPMTRQASAVIMLAYALMIGVTSILAIGTVLQVLFGLPFWISVLLGGGVVVVYSTIGGMWSLTLTDIVQFVIKTVGLMFILLPICLYRVGGWDELVAKLPASSFSFTAIGWDTIITYFMIYFFGILIGQDIWQRVFTARDEKVAKYAGTFAGFYCILYGLACALIGMAAHVLIPDLDNVNNAFAAIVKASLPDGIRGLVIAAALAAMMSTASAGLLAASTVLTEDLLPRLRGGKQSSLAINRLFTMLTGVAVLGIALVVSDVISALTLAYNLLVGGMLIPLIGAIFWKRATTSGAITSMTLGFVTALVFMIKDGLDANTPIYYSLAVGLVSFVVVSLLSRRPAGVAANAV; encoded by the coding sequence ATGGCTTTGGATTTATTCGTCGTACTCATCTACGCCGCCGGCATGCTCGTGCTCGGTTATTACGGCATGCGCCGCGCCAAGACCCACGAAGACTACCTGGTAGCCGGGCGCAACCTCGGCCCGTCACTGTACATGGGCACCATGGCCGCCACGGTGTTGGGCGGTGCGTCCACCGTCGGCACCGTGCGACTGGGGTATGTGCACGGTATCTCGGGCTTCTGGCTGTGTGCCGCGCTGGGCATGGGCATCATTGCGCTCAACCTGTTCCTGGCCAAGCCGCTGCTGAAGCTGAAGATCTTCACCGTGACCCAGGTACTGGAAAAACGCTATAACCCCATGACCCGCCAGGCCAGCGCCGTGATCATGCTGGCCTACGCACTGATGATCGGCGTGACCTCGATCCTGGCCATCGGCACCGTGCTGCAAGTGCTGTTCGGCCTGCCGTTCTGGATCTCGGTGTTGCTGGGCGGTGGCGTGGTGGTGGTGTACTCGACCATCGGCGGCATGTGGTCGCTGACCCTCACCGACATCGTGCAATTCGTGATCAAGACCGTTGGCCTGATGTTCATCCTGCTGCCGATCTGCCTGTACCGCGTCGGCGGCTGGGACGAACTGGTGGCCAAGCTGCCGGCATCGAGCTTCAGCTTCACCGCGATCGGCTGGGACACGATCATCACCTACTTCATGATCTACTTCTTCGGCATCCTGATCGGCCAGGACATCTGGCAGCGCGTGTTCACCGCCCGTGACGAAAAAGTCGCCAAGTACGCAGGCACGTTCGCCGGTTTCTACTGCATCCTCTACGGCCTGGCCTGTGCACTGATCGGCATGGCGGCGCATGTCCTGATCCCGGACCTGGATAACGTCAACAATGCGTTTGCCGCTATCGTGAAAGCCTCGCTGCCCGACGGCATTCGTGGCCTGGTGATTGCCGCCGCCCTCGCAGCGATGATGTCCACCGCCAGCGCCGGCCTACTCGCCGCCTCCACCGTACTGACCGAAGACCTGCTGCCGCGCCTGCGTGGCGGCAAACAGTCGAGCCTGGCCATCAACCGCCTGTTCACGATGCTGACCGGCGTTGCCGTGCTGGGAATCGCACTGGTAGTGAGCGATGTGATCAGCGCCCTGACCCTGGCCTACAACCTGTTGGTGGGCGGCATGCTGATCCCGCTGATCGGCGCGATCTTCTGGAAACGCGCGACCACCTCGGGTGCGATTACGTCCATGACCCTGGGCTTTGTGACGGCACTGGTGTTCATGATCAAGGATGGCTTGGACGCGAACACACCGATCTACTACAGCCTGGCGGTAGGGCTGGTGAGTTTTGTGGTGGTGAGTTTGTTGTCGCGCCGGCCAGCGGGTGTGGCGGCCAACGCGGTTTGA
- the speB gene encoding agmatinase codes for MDKIFHQPLGGNEMPRFAGIATMMRLPHLQTAKGLDAAFIGVPLDIGTSLRAGTRFGPREIRAESVMIRPYNMATGAAPFDSLSVADIGDVAINTFNLLDAVRIIEEAYDEILEHDVIPLTLGGDHTITLPILRAIHKKHGKVGLVHIDAHADVNDHMFGEKIAHGTTFRRAVEEGLLDCDRVVQIGLRAQGYTAEDFNWSRKQGFRVVQAEECWHHSLAPLMAEVREKVGGGPVYLSFDIDGIDPAWAPGTGTPEIGGLTTIQAIEIIRGCQGLDLIGCDLVEVSPPYDTTGNTSLLGANLLYEMLCVLPGVAHR; via the coding sequence GTGGACAAGATTTTCCACCAACCACTGGGCGGCAACGAAATGCCGCGCTTCGCCGGCATCGCCACCATGATGCGTCTTCCCCACCTGCAAACGGCCAAGGGCCTGGATGCCGCCTTTATCGGCGTGCCTCTGGACATCGGCACCTCGCTGCGCGCCGGCACCCGTTTCGGGCCGCGTGAAATCCGCGCCGAATCCGTGATGATCCGCCCCTACAACATGGCCACCGGTGCCGCACCGTTCGACTCGCTGTCGGTCGCGGACATTGGCGACGTGGCGATCAACACCTTCAACCTGCTCGACGCCGTGCGCATCATCGAAGAAGCCTACGACGAGATTCTCGAGCACGACGTGATCCCCCTGACGCTGGGCGGCGACCACACCATCACCCTGCCGATCCTGCGGGCGATCCACAAGAAACACGGCAAGGTCGGGCTGGTGCACATCGATGCCCACGCCGATGTGAACGACCACATGTTCGGCGAGAAAATCGCCCATGGCACCACCTTCCGCCGCGCGGTGGAAGAAGGCTTGCTGGACTGCGACCGGGTGGTGCAGATCGGCCTGCGCGCCCAGGGCTACACCGCCGAAGACTTCAACTGGAGCCGCAAACAGGGCTTCCGTGTGGTCCAGGCCGAAGAATGCTGGCACCACTCCCTCGCGCCGCTGATGGCCGAGGTGCGTGAAAAAGTCGGCGGCGGCCCGGTGTACCTGAGCTTTGACATCGACGGCATCGACCCCGCTTGGGCGCCGGGCACCGGCACCCCGGAAATCGGCGGGCTGACCACCATCCAGGCGATCGAGATCATCCGTGGCTGCCAGGGCCTCGACCTGATTGGTTGCGATCTGGTAGAAGTCTCGCCGCCCTACGACACCACCGGCAACACCTCGCTGCTGGGCGCCAACCTGCTGTACGAAATGCTCTGCGTACTGCCTGGCGTGGCGCACCGCTGA
- a CDS encoding tRNA-uridine aminocarboxypropyltransferase, with amino-acid sequence MSRPQCPRCLRPATHCLCALIPSLESRTRVLLLQHPSEVNHALNTARLAALGLNNAQLVVGEVFEDLPTLLNLPGYQARLLFPADDAQPLQAYAPSDQPLLLVVPDGTWRKARKLLHLNPLLAALPRVALAEGAVSRYRLRKAPGPGALSTVEAIVQALHVLEAPRSFEPLLKPFEALIEGQIAAMGAEVFQKNHGDGRLG; translated from the coding sequence ATGTCCAGACCCCAATGCCCCCGCTGCCTTCGGCCTGCCACCCATTGCTTGTGCGCGCTGATCCCCAGCCTCGAGAGCCGCACCCGTGTGTTGCTGTTGCAGCACCCGAGCGAGGTCAACCACGCGCTTAATACGGCAAGGCTGGCGGCGTTGGGTTTGAATAACGCGCAGCTGGTGGTGGGGGAAGTGTTCGAGGATCTGCCGACGTTGTTGAACCTGCCCGGTTATCAGGCGCGGCTGTTGTTTCCGGCGGACGACGCGCAACCGTTACAGGCCTACGCGCCATCTGACCAACCGTTGTTGCTGGTGGTGCCGGACGGCACTTGGCGCAAGGCGCGCAAGTTGCTGCACCTCAATCCGTTGCTGGCAGCGTTGCCACGGGTAGCGCTGGCGGAGGGCGCTGTTTCCCGCTATCGATTGCGCAAGGCGCCAGGGCCGGGGGCGTTGTCGACAGTTGAAGCCATCGTGCAGGCCTTGCACGTGCTGGAAGCACCTAGGTCATTCGAGCCGTTGCTCAAGCCCTTTGAAGCATTGATCGAAGGGCAGATTGCGGCGATGGGGGCAGAGGTTTTCCAGAAAAATCATGGCGACGGGCGGCTTGGCTAG
- a CDS encoding purine-cytosine permease family protein, which produces MNNKNNDKSIRKIETNGVEQIPDHERTAGPKDLFRLIFGGANTFATAVLGSFPVLFGLSFQAGAWAIVLGVLVGALILAPMGLFGPINGTNNAVSSGAHFGVHGRIVGSFLSLLTAIAFFSLSVWSSGDALVGGAKRLIGLPETDLTLGLAYGLFALLVLTVCIYGFRFMLWVNRIAVWAASLLFLLGIFAFAPAFDSHFAGTVAMGQAGFWAAFIGAALVAMSNPISFGAFLGDWSRYIPRETPKMRIMLAVVLAQIATLIPFLFGLATATIVAIKAPDYIATNNYVGGLLAVAPTWFFLPVCLIAVIGGMSTGTTSLYGTGLDMSSVFPRLLSRVKATLLIGVMSIAFIFIGRFAANLVQSVSTFAVLIITCTTPWMVMMIIGLIVRRGFYCPDDLQVFTRGETGGRYWFSHGWNWRGLGAWIPSALVGLCFVNLPGQFVGPLGNLADGIDISLPVTLGLASVVYLTLLRVFPEPAAVYGPTDPRSRRMDARVKPALQPAA; this is translated from the coding sequence ATGAATAATAAAAACAACGATAAAAGTATTCGAAAGATAGAAACCAACGGGGTCGAACAGATCCCGGACCACGAACGTACCGCCGGCCCCAAGGATCTGTTCCGACTGATCTTCGGCGGTGCCAATACCTTTGCCACCGCAGTGCTGGGCTCCTTTCCGGTGTTGTTCGGCTTGTCGTTCCAGGCCGGCGCCTGGGCGATTGTGCTGGGTGTGCTGGTGGGCGCGCTGATCCTGGCACCCATGGGCCTGTTCGGGCCGATCAATGGCACCAACAACGCGGTGTCATCCGGCGCGCACTTCGGTGTGCACGGGCGAATTGTCGGCTCGTTTCTCTCACTGCTGACCGCCATTGCCTTCTTCTCACTCTCGGTGTGGAGTTCGGGTGATGCGCTGGTGGGCGGTGCGAAACGTCTGATCGGCCTGCCGGAAACTGACCTGACCCTGGGCCTGGCCTATGGCCTGTTCGCCCTGCTCGTCCTCACCGTATGCATCTACGGCTTTCGCTTCATGCTGTGGGTCAACCGCATTGCGGTATGGGCCGCGAGCCTGCTGTTTTTGCTGGGCATCTTCGCCTTCGCGCCGGCGTTCGACAGCCACTTCGCGGGCACTGTAGCCATGGGCCAGGCCGGCTTTTGGGCGGCCTTCATCGGCGCCGCGCTGGTGGCCATGAGCAACCCGATTTCCTTCGGTGCGTTCCTGGGTGACTGGTCGCGCTACATCCCGCGTGAGACGCCAAAAATGCGCATCATGCTGGCGGTGGTGCTGGCGCAAATCGCGACGTTGATCCCGTTTCTTTTCGGCCTGGCCACCGCGACCATCGTGGCGATCAAGGCACCGGACTACATTGCGACCAACAACTATGTGGGCGGTTTGCTGGCGGTGGCGCCGACTTGGTTCTTCCTGCCGGTGTGCCTGATCGCGGTGATCGGCGGCATGTCCACCGGCACCACCTCGCTGTATGGCACCGGGCTGGACATGTCCAGTGTGTTCCCGCGCCTGTTGTCGCGGGTCAAGGCCACGCTGCTGATCGGGGTGATGTCGATTGCCTTCATCTTCATCGGACGTTTCGCCGCCAACCTGGTGCAGAGCGTGTCGACCTTTGCCGTGCTGATCATCACCTGCACCACACCGTGGATGGTGATGATGATCATCGGCTTGATCGTGCGTCGCGGCTTCTACTGCCCGGATGACCTGCAAGTATTCACCCGGGGTGAAACCGGCGGCCGCTACTGGTTCAGCCATGGCTGGAACTGGCGCGGGCTGGGCGCGTGGATCCCGAGTGCGTTGGTGGGCCTGTGCTTCGTCAACCTGCCGGGGCAGTTTGTCGGGCCGCTGGGCAACCTGGCCGATGGGATTGATATCAGCCTGCCGGTGACGCTGGGGCTGGCGTCGGTGGTGTACCTGACGTTGCTGCGGGTGTTCCCGGAACCTGCGGCTGTCTACGGGCCGACGGATCCCCGCAGTAGGCGCATGGATGCGCGCGTTAAACCGGCACTGCAACCCGCCGCCTGA
- a CDS encoding YybH family protein: MSTREVLQAAADLVAAFARNDRAAYFGAFTADASFVFYTLPQPLLSRDAYQALWDNWRRDEGFEVLSCTSSNAFVSLQGDVAIFIHDVATELRMNGEQFNSQERETIVFKRQGLGAEQQEGLWLACHEHLSAMPEGLPPP, from the coding sequence ATGAGCACCCGCGAGGTGCTGCAAGCCGCTGCCGACCTGGTGGCGGCCTTCGCCCGCAATGACCGCGCCGCCTACTTCGGCGCGTTCACGGCCGACGCCAGCTTTGTGTTCTACACCCTCCCCCAGCCGCTGCTGAGTCGCGATGCCTACCAGGCGTTGTGGGACAACTGGCGCCGGGACGAGGGGTTCGAGGTGCTCTCGTGCACCTCGAGCAACGCCTTTGTCAGCCTGCAGGGTGACGTGGCGATTTTTATTCATGACGTGGCCACCGAGCTGCGCATGAACGGGGAGCAATTCAATAGCCAGGAACGCGAGACCATTGTCTTCAAACGGCAAGGGCTTGGCGCAGAACAACAAGAAGGCCTGTGGCTGGCCTGTCACGAACATTTGTCCGCTATGCCGGAAGGGCTGCCGCCCCCTTAG
- a CDS encoding PA1414 family protein encodes MKEKIQNWLHDLGVALGLIEPPLQPVPIRTDDEQRRPRRR; translated from the coding sequence ATGAAAGAGAAAATTCAAAACTGGCTCCATGATCTGGGTGTTGCATTGGGCTTGATCGAGCCTCCACTGCAGCCTGTGCCGATTCGCACAGATGACGAGCAGCGTCGTCCACGTCGCAGGTAA
- the ptrR gene encoding putrescine utilization regulator PtrR, translated as MEFSQLRIFQAVAEEGSITRAADRLHRVPSNLSTRLKQMEEQLGVELFVRERQRLQLSPAGKVLLDYSTRLLALHDEAHGAVQGGQPAGDFVLGSMYSTAAVHLPKLLARYHKAYPMVNLQVQSAPSGELLEGLITGRLDAAFVDGPITIASLDGVALCEERLVLICEADHPPVRGPQDVAGRSVFTFRRSCAYRTRLETWFSHERVAMGRAIEIESYQGMLACVIAGSGVALMSESMLASLPGKDSVSVHPLTGPFATATTWLMWRKGMLGANLNAWIDLQQEGKAEVLQDTRAIA; from the coding sequence ATGGAGTTCAGTCAATTGCGCATCTTCCAAGCCGTGGCGGAAGAGGGCTCCATCACGCGAGCGGCTGACCGTTTGCACCGGGTGCCGTCCAACCTGTCAACGCGCCTCAAGCAAATGGAGGAACAACTCGGTGTCGAGTTGTTCGTGCGCGAGCGCCAGCGTTTGCAGCTTTCTCCTGCGGGCAAAGTGTTGTTGGACTACAGCACCCGTCTGCTGGCGCTGCACGACGAAGCCCACGGTGCCGTGCAAGGCGGGCAGCCGGCGGGTGATTTTGTTCTGGGCAGCATGTACAGCACGGCAGCGGTGCATTTGCCGAAGCTGCTGGCGCGTTATCACAAGGCTTACCCGATGGTGAACCTTCAGGTGCAATCGGCGCCCAGCGGCGAGTTGCTCGAAGGTTTGATTACCGGTCGCCTGGATGCTGCCTTTGTGGACGGCCCCATCACCATCGCCTCCCTGGACGGGGTGGCCCTGTGCGAGGAACGCCTGGTGCTGATCTGCGAAGCCGATCACCCGCCGGTGCGCGGGCCGCAGGATGTGGCGGGCCGCTCAGTGTTTACCTTTCGCCGCAGTTGCGCCTACCGCACGCGCCTGGAAACCTGGTTTTCCCACGAGCGGGTGGCCATGGGGCGGGCAATTGAGATCGAATCCTACCAAGGCATGCTCGCGTGTGTGATCGCCGGATCCGGGGTGGCGTTGATGTCCGAATCCATGCTCGCCAGCCTGCCAGGCAAGGACAGCGTGTCCGTTCATCCGCTGACAGGGCCTTTTGCCACTGCGACGACCTGGCTGATGTGGCGAAAGGGTATGCTCGGCGCTAACCTCAACGCATGGATCGACCTGCAGCAAGAGGGCAAGGCCGAGGTCCTGCAAGACACACGTGCGATTGCTTGA
- the cysM gene encoding cysteine synthase CysM, producing MTLQYPTIADCVGNTPLVRLQRMAGETSNTLLLKLEGNNPAGSVKDRPALSMITRAELRGQIKPGDTLIEATSGNTGIALAMAAAIKGYKMVLIMPDNGSAERKAAMTAYGAELVLVTQEEGMEGARDLAERMAADGRGQVLDQFANGDNPEAHYTTTGPEIWRQTQGTITHFVSSMGTTGTIMGNSRYLKEQNPAIQIVGLQPMEGAAIPGIRRWPEEYLPKIYNATRVDRIIDMAQREAEDTTRRLAREEGIFCGVSSGGAVAGMLRLSKEVENAVIVAIICDRGDRYLSTGIFDAPN from the coding sequence ATGACCTTGCAGTACCCTACAATCGCCGATTGCGTCGGCAATACACCCCTGGTCCGCTTGCAACGCATGGCGGGTGAAACCAGCAATACCTTGTTGCTCAAGCTTGAAGGGAACAACCCGGCCGGCTCCGTCAAGGACCGCCCGGCGCTGTCGATGATCACCCGCGCCGAGTTGCGCGGGCAGATCAAGCCCGGCGACACCCTGATCGAAGCCACATCCGGTAACACCGGGATCGCGCTGGCCATGGCCGCGGCGATCAAGGGCTACAAGATGGTGCTGATCATGCCCGACAACGGCAGCGCCGAGCGCAAGGCGGCGATGACTGCCTACGGCGCGGAGCTGGTGCTGGTGACCCAGGAAGAAGGCATGGAAGGTGCCCGCGACCTCGCCGAGCGCATGGCCGCCGACGGCCGTGGCCAGGTGCTGGACCAGTTCGCCAATGGTGACAACCCCGAGGCGCACTACACCACCACCGGTCCGGAAATCTGGCGCCAGACCCAGGGCACCATCACCCATTTCGTCAGTTCCATGGGCACCACCGGTACCATCATGGGCAACTCGCGCTACCTCAAGGAGCAGAACCCGGCGATCCAGATTGTCGGCCTGCAACCAATGGAAGGCGCGGCCATCCCGGGCATCCGGCGCTGGCCCGAAGAGTATCTGCCGAAGATCTACAACGCCACGCGCGTGGACCGCATCATCGACATGGCCCAGCGTGAAGCCGAAGACACCACCCGCCGCCTGGCACGTGAAGAAGGCATCTTCTGCGGCGTGTCCTCCGGTGGCGCCGTGGCGGGCATGTTGCGCCTGTCCAAGGAAGTGGAAAACGCGGTGATCGTCGCGATCATCTGTGACCGAGGCGACCGTTACTTGTCGACCGGCATCTTCGACGCGCCCAACTGA
- a CDS encoding LysR family transcriptional regulator: MANALPDLKLLRIFVSVVRHQGFANAQHELNLSTSAISTYMSQLESALGLVLCHRGRGGFSLTSKGELFHHETLRLLGELESFEQYAAALKGELRGTLKLGVLDSTVSDKALPFAEVIGAYSLEHPAVHLHLSVMSPYELQLGVQDNRLDLAIGAFSNRMSGLIYMPLYREQHWLYCSTRHPLFNERRIPEQVITQQRMVGRGYWSQAELARHGFKHSAATVESMEAQLILVLSGAYIGYLPEHYAQAWADKGDLRVLLPATFGYQAPFSMIMRRGRSREPLIQTFRDLLKAQLNQA; encoded by the coding sequence ATGGCCAATGCCTTGCCCGACCTGAAACTCCTGCGCATCTTCGTCAGCGTCGTGCGGCACCAGGGGTTCGCCAATGCCCAGCACGAACTCAACCTGTCGACGTCGGCCATCAGCACGTATATGAGCCAACTGGAATCAGCCTTGGGCCTGGTGCTGTGCCATCGCGGCCGGGGCGGTTTCAGCCTGACCAGCAAGGGCGAGCTGTTCCATCATGAAACCTTGCGGCTATTGGGTGAGCTGGAAAGCTTCGAGCAATACGCTGCCGCCTTGAAAGGCGAGTTGCGCGGCACCCTCAAGCTCGGCGTGCTCGACTCCACCGTCAGCGACAAGGCCTTGCCGTTCGCCGAAGTCATCGGCGCCTACAGCCTGGAGCACCCGGCTGTGCACCTGCATTTGTCGGTGATGAGCCCTTACGAACTGCAACTGGGTGTGCAGGACAACCGCCTCGACCTGGCCATCGGCGCCTTCTCCAACCGCATGAGCGGGCTGATCTACATGCCGCTGTACCGCGAGCAGCACTGGCTGTATTGCAGCACCCGGCACCCGCTGTTCAACGAGCGGCGTATCCCTGAACAAGTCATCACCCAGCAACGCATGGTCGGTCGCGGCTACTGGAGCCAGGCTGAACTGGCGCGCCACGGTTTCAAACACAGCGCGGCGACGGTGGAAAGTATGGAAGCGCAGCTGATCCTGGTGCTTTCTGGCGCCTATATCGGCTACCTGCCCGAACACTACGCCCAGGCCTGGGCTGACAAAGGGGATCTGCGCGTATTGCTGCCGGCCACTTTCGGCTACCAGGCGCCATTCTCGATGATCATGCGCCGTGGTCGCAGCCGTGAACCACTGATCCAGACTTTCCGCGACCTACTCAAAGCCCAGCTCAACCAGGCCTGA
- the rlmD gene encoding 23S rRNA (uracil(1939)-C(5))-methyltransferase RlmD encodes MAKHERGLRFQPTGGSRAPQIPVGKKQRLIIERLANDGRGIVFFEGRTWFVNGALAGEEVEARVLGTHGKIVEARTDRVFKASELRRPAPCAHFGRCGGCSVQHLPHAEQLALKQRMLAEQLSRVAGVEPQEWAAPLSGPEFGYRRRARVAVRWDAKAKHLEVGFRAVASQDIVAIDECPVLVQALQPIMQRLPNMLRRLSKPQALGHVELFSGTSIAVLLRHMAPLSEADLHVLKEFCAFHDAQLWLHGEGQPEPVEADSVLGFRLEQWGLELAYRPGDFVQVNAGVNAAMVAQALEWLAPQPDERVLDLFCGLGNFALPLARQVREVVAVEGVQTMVDRAAVNAVSNNLHNAQFFQADLSQPLTDAEWAKQGFSAVLLDPPRDGALEVVRKLATLKAKRLVYVSCNPATLARDTVELVKQGYRLKRAGILDMFPQTAHVEAMALFEAG; translated from the coding sequence ATGGCCAAGCACGAGAGAGGCCTGCGCTTCCAACCGACGGGCGGCAGTCGGGCCCCGCAGATACCTGTAGGCAAGAAGCAACGCTTGATCATCGAGCGTCTGGCCAATGATGGCCGTGGCATTGTGTTCTTTGAGGGCCGCACCTGGTTTGTGAATGGCGCGCTGGCCGGCGAAGAGGTCGAAGCGCGGGTGTTGGGCACCCACGGCAAGATCGTCGAGGCGCGCACCGACCGCGTGTTCAAGGCCAGCGAACTGCGCCGTCCGGCGCCGTGCGCGCACTTTGGTCGCTGCGGCGGCTGCAGCGTGCAGCACTTGCCCCACGCCGAACAACTTGCCCTGAAACAGCGCATGCTCGCCGAGCAACTGTCCCGTGTGGCCGGTGTCGAACCGCAAGAGTGGGCCGCACCGTTGAGTGGGCCAGAGTTCGGCTACCGTCGCCGCGCCCGCGTGGCCGTACGCTGGGATGCCAAGGCAAAACATCTGGAAGTCGGTTTCCGCGCCGTGGCCAGCCAGGACATCGTCGCCATCGACGAATGCCCGGTGCTGGTACAGGCCTTGCAACCGATCATGCAGCGCCTGCCGAACATGCTGCGGCGCTTGAGCAAACCTCAGGCCCTGGGGCACGTGGAGCTGTTCAGTGGGACGTCCATCGCCGTATTGCTGCGCCATATGGCGCCGTTGTCGGAGGCGGACCTGCACGTGTTGAAAGAATTCTGCGCTTTCCATGACGCGCAATTGTGGCTGCATGGCGAGGGCCAACCGGAACCGGTCGAGGCTGATTCGGTCTTGGGTTTTCGATTGGAACAGTGGGGTCTGGAGCTGGCTTACCGGCCTGGGGACTTCGTGCAAGTCAATGCCGGGGTCAACGCGGCGATGGTCGCCCAGGCTCTGGAATGGCTGGCGCCACAACCCGATGAGCGGGTGTTGGACCTGTTTTGCGGCCTGGGCAATTTTGCCTTGCCACTCGCTCGCCAGGTGCGCGAAGTGGTGGCGGTGGAAGGCGTGCAGACCATGGTGGACCGGGCGGCCGTGAATGCCGTCAGCAACAATTTGCATAATGCGCAGTTTTTTCAGGCCGATTTGTCCCAGCCTTTGACCGACGCGGAATGGGCCAAACAGGGCTTTTCTGCGGTACTCTTGGACCCACCCCGTGACGGTGCCCTGGAGGTTGTGCGCAAGCTCGCGACCCTCAAGGCCAAGCGTCTGGTGTATGTGTCCTGCAACCCGGCCACGCTGGCGCGGGACACGGTTGAGTTGGTCAAGCAAGGCTACCGGCTAAAACGTGCCGGGATCCTCGACATGTTTCCGCAAACCGCGCATGTCGAGGCCATGGCGTTATTTGAAGCGGGCTAG
- a CDS encoding peptidoglycan recognition protein family protein codes for MSDRVKPRRFQTIEHGDLPSVSALVVHQTDAPTAQHTFNGYLAKGSGAHFLIEKNGVIYQTASLKKRCYHVGRYLRSKCLATDQAKCDTAKIQTIQALTWTLQIRALDRYERTKDYPERYPMNADSLGIELVGKHLDAARYEEVTAMQNQALQWLVAELYGHFRLTPEDVYTHPQISYKHPGEASSAVWQ; via the coding sequence ATGTCCGACAGGGTTAAACCCCGTCGATTTCAAACAATCGAGCACGGGGATTTGCCCAGTGTGAGCGCGCTGGTGGTCCATCAGACGGACGCCCCAACCGCCCAACACACCTTCAACGGTTACCTGGCCAAGGGAAGCGGTGCGCATTTTCTCATTGAAAAAAATGGTGTGATCTACCAAACGGCCAGCCTCAAAAAACGCTGTTACCACGTTGGGCGCTACTTGCGCTCCAAATGCCTGGCAACTGATCAGGCCAAGTGCGACACCGCGAAAATTCAGACCATCCAGGCGCTCACCTGGACGTTGCAGATTCGCGCGCTGGACCGCTATGAGCGCACCAAGGATTACCCTGAGCGATACCCGATGAACGCGGATTCCTTGGGGATTGAATTGGTCGGCAAGCACCTGGATGCTGCCCGTTACGAGGAGGTGACTGCCATGCAGAATCAAGCTCTGCAGTGGTTGGTGGCGGAGTTATATGGTCATTTCCGCCTGACCCCCGAGGACGTCTACACGCATCCGCAAATCTCCTACAAACACCCAGGCGAAGCCAGCAGCGCGGTGTGGCAATGA